Part of the Microcoleus sp. FACHB-831 genome is shown below.
CCCCCACTTCCCTTAGCTATTAGCAAATTGATGTATGATTTTAGATTGGTGGAGGTCGGAGTTTCTCCGCTTCCAATGATTTTGGATGTATCACCAATCTAAAATCTAAAATTTCAAATCGCGTTGACTGCTATCACTTCACCCAAACGCTTTTGACATTGACAAATTCGTGAATACCCTGGATACTTAATTCGCGTCCATATCCGGAACGCTTGATACCTCCAAATGGCAGACGCGGATCGGATTTGACCATGCCGTTGATAAAGACGGCTCCAGCTTCGATTTCATTAATTAAGCGATCGCGCTCCTCTTCTACGTTAGTCCAAGCGCTGGCTCCCAAACCAAATGATGTATTGTTAGCCATAGCGATCGCCTCATCAATATCCGCTACCCTGAATAGCAGCGCCACTGGCCCAAAAAATTCTTCATGACTGGCAGGGCTGCCTTCTGGAATGTCCGTTAAAATTGTTGGCAGATAAAAATTCCCAGCCCTATCCGATAACGGCTTCCCCCCTGTAAGAACTTTTGCCCCCATCGCCGCGCTTTCTTGAACTTGTTTGTCTAAGTCTTTGAGAATTGATGGAGTTGCCAGCGGCCCTAAGTCTGTTTCCGGATTCATAGGATCGCCTACTTTCAAGGCCTGAAGTTTTTCCACCATGCGACGTTCAAATTCATCAGCTATGGCTTCAACGACGATAAACCGTTTCGCAGCAATGCAAGATTGACCGGTATTGATCATCCTGGCTGTAACCGCAGTAGATACAGCAGCTTCTAAATCCGCACTCTCTAGGACAATATACGGGTCGCTACCCCCCAATTCCAAGACTGTTTTTTTAATTTGTTTCCCTGCGGCGGCGGCGAGGCTCATCCCCGCGGGTTCGCTTCCTGTAAGTGTTGCGGCCTTAACACGCTCGTCGTTAATTATGAGTTCAACTTTATCTGCACCTACGAGCAAAGTTTGAAATACCCCATCTGGGAAACCTGCCCGCTGCATAATTTCCTCAATTGCCAAAGCACACTGAGGCACGTTGGAGGCGTGTTTGAGCAATCCGACATTGCCAGCCATTAATGCTGGTGCTGCAAAGCGAAAGACTTGCCAGAAGGGAAAATTCCAAGGCATTACGGCAAGTATTACGCCGAGGGGCGCATATCTCACAAAACTATGACTGGCATCGGTTTGGGCTGGTACGTCGGCGAGGAATTGGGCGGCGTTTTCGGCGTAGTAGCGGCAAACTGAAGCGCATTTTTCTACTTCTGCGATCGCGCTTTTCACAGTCTTTCCCATTTCCAGGGTCATTGTTTTCGCGAAGCGATCGCGATCGCCCTCTAATATATCCGCTGCTTTTTTCAGCCATTCCCCCCTTTGTTCCATTGGCGTTTGGCGATACTGCACAAATGCCTGTTGTGCCTTTTCTAGCTTGAGTAAAACTTCCGCATCTGTAAGCGCATTAAATGTCTTGATAGTTTCCCCAGTTGCTGGGTTAATTGTAGCGATCGCCATTATATGAAGCCTCCAATACTAAATTGACTGGGCTAGTAATTATACTCAGTCATTTTTACCTTTCTAATCTTTAAGATCAGACTAATATTGTATTTTGCGAACCATATCTCGCTTTTATGAATGCAAAGCTCCCTTACAATAGTTGTAGGTTTTTAACAAAATTTTTATATTTTTGTAATTTTTATGTAGAATAACGAGTAATGTAGTATTTTCAATTCGCTTGACCCGTCTTTTCCGATCCATAAGCAACCACAATCAACCTTGTGGATCAAAACGAGCCGGTCCTTTACAAGCGCCGCACAGCCGCTTGGGGAGTGCCTCGTCAATTGTTGTGATGAGGATGAACGCCAATACACGACTTCCCACAATATAGGAGGGGTAAATTGGAACTTTCCCACCGTAGCGGAACAAAATTTTCCATCGTCGGCGGTCAGACCTGTCTGGATAGAGGTAGCCAGGTCTTGGCTGTCGATGATGATGAAGACAACTTGCTCCTAGTAACTTACGCTCTCGAACCGCTAAATTGCTCTATCATTACCGCTGGAGATAGTCAGACTGCTCTAGAAAAAGCACAACAGTACCAACCAGATTTGATTTTGTTAGATATTCTGCTTTTCCGCTCCAATGGTTTGGACTTTCTGCATCAACTTAGGAAAGATCCAAAAACCATGAGTATTCCAGTTGTGGCCGTTACTGCTATGGCAAGGCCAGAAGACAAAGAGCGAATTCTGATGGCAGGCTGCAATGACTACATCAGTAAGCCCTATATGCTGGAGGATATGGAAGCGATGGTTTGCCGTTATCTCAAGGGGACAGCGGCGCTTTGTTGACTTTGGTTATGGAGTCACAATGGCGAAATTCGGGCACTTGCTCTAAAACAGCGATCGCGCCCAGGCGACCTGTTTCTAAAGTGGCATCGCTGAGCAATTCCACGACAGATAGCCCCATCACTTCTTGAATCAACGCCTTCATATGCGGTTGAAAGGCTTTGTATAAATCAAACCGGACTTTTGAGGCCAACTCCGCATTCCCGTTATTAACTAGAAGTTGCTCGGCTGGAGTTACAGAACCCTCAATAACAATAGCCAACTTTTCATCAAATAGTTGGCAAGTTACTTTCGCGGGTTGGTGTTCCAGACAAGTTCGGTACAAAGCCTGG
Proteins encoded:
- a CDS encoding NAD-dependent succinate-semialdehyde dehydrogenase, with protein sequence MAIATINPATGETIKTFNALTDAEVLLKLEKAQQAFVQYRQTPMEQRGEWLKKAADILEGDRDRFAKTMTLEMGKTVKSAIAEVEKCASVCRYYAENAAQFLADVPAQTDASHSFVRYAPLGVILAVMPWNFPFWQVFRFAAPALMAGNVGLLKHASNVPQCALAIEEIMQRAGFPDGVFQTLLVGADKVELIINDERVKAATLTGSEPAGMSLAAAAGKQIKKTVLELGGSDPYIVLESADLEAAVSTAVTARMINTGQSCIAAKRFIVVEAIADEFERRMVEKLQALKVGDPMNPETDLGPLATPSILKDLDKQVQESAAMGAKVLTGGKPLSDRAGNFYLPTILTDIPEGSPASHEEFFGPVALLFRVADIDEAIAMANNTSFGLGASAWTNVEEERDRLINEIEAGAVFINGMVKSDPRLPFGGIKRSGYGRELSIQGIHEFVNVKSVWVK
- a CDS encoding response regulator, translated to MELSHRSGTKFSIVGGQTCLDRGSQVLAVDDDEDNLLLVTYALEPLNCSIITAGDSQTALEKAQQYQPDLILLDILLFRSNGLDFLHQLRKDPKTMSIPVVAVTAMARPEDKERILMAGCNDYISKPYMLEDMEAMVCRYLKGTAALC
- a CDS encoding DUF2294 domain-containing protein translates to METSQLTRKQIERLLAQRIQALYRTCLEHQPAKVTCQLFDEKLAIVIEGSVTPAEQLLVNNGNAELASKVRFDLYKAFQPHMKALIQEVMGLSVVELLSDATLETGRLGAIAVLEQVPEFRHCDSITKVNKAPLSP